The Nitrospirota bacterium genome contains the following window.
CCCCTTATCCTGTAAACATAGGCAAAATGGGAGAGATAAAGCTTCTTGTCAGGGCAGAAGATTTGCAGAAGGCAAAGGATGTGATAAAGATAATGGAGGACGCAGCGTTTAGGGAGGACGAAACCAGCAGTGATAGTTGAGACCCTCAGGAAGAGCGAAATATTTTCGCACCTCACCGATGATGAGTTGAACAGGATTGCTACAGTTTTTGAGAAAGTCAATTTTAAAAAAGACGACTGCATCTTCTGGGAGGGAGACCCTTCTGAATGGTTTTATATCGGGTGTAAGGGCAGGATTAAAATTTTAAAACATACTGTTTCTGGAAAGGATATCATCCTTGAAATCATATCGCCAGGTGATGTCTTTGGTGGCGTGGCTGTCTTAGATAGAAGGCCGTATCCTGCCTCTGCCCAGGCCATGGAGCCTGCTACAGTAATTAGAATTTCTCGAAAGACCCTTTTCAAAATCATGGATGAATATCCAACCCTTACACTTGAGGCAGTGAAGTATTTCAGCGAGAGGTTGAGAAATGCCCATGATATGCTGAGAAATATTGCAACTGAAAGGGTTGAAAAGAGGATCGCATCATTGCTTCTCAAGCTCTCAGAAAAACTAGGAGTTGTAGATGGCGAGGCCCAAAAAATAGATATCCCCCTTACAAGGCAGGAAATTGCTGAAATGGTCGGGACAACAGTCGAGACAACAATCAGGACTATGAGCAAATTCAAAAAACAGGGCATTATAAAGGCTTCGCAGGGGAAAATAGTTGTGAATGTTAATGCCCTTAAAGAGTTTCTTGAGGATTAGAGCTTTTTTAGTGCCCTGAGTTTTTGCCTCTGTCTTTTTGAAGGCCGCCTCGGATTACCTTTTCTCGGAAGTTCTATATCAAGATAGTCTTCGTCTTTTATGAAGACCTCATCCCTGACGTTAAAACCCTCAGCAGGTTTTTCAATTAGTTTCCCTTCAAATTCCCCTGATGTTATTGAGGTAAGATCCTTTGCCTCTGCAAAATCTGAGATCTCCCTGTCAGAGCTTACAACAATCCACGCCCTTTTTTCTTCTGATAATATGCGATTGATTACAGAGTCTGCCTTTTCTCCGAGCCTTGAATAGATGACAGTGACGTTTCCGCTTCTTGTCCTGTTTTCAGTTAGATAGCCACCCTTCCAGCCATCAAACACAATGGTAATATTGTGCCCTTTTTTGCCCGCATACGTCTTCAGTCTTTGAACAAGGCCATCTCGTGCCTTTTCGAGATCATGGTGGGCAATACCGAGGAGATTGTAGCCATCAATAAGAATGTGTGACATATTATAAATGTAGCACAAAACAGGAGTCAGGTAAACGGTAAACAGTAAACAGCTACTCTACACAGTTACCTGAAAGAGCTGACTGACTTTTGAGTTCGTTACAACTGATGCGCTGAAGCGTAACATTCCGCCAACTGCCTCTTCTTCGATACCTTCGCTTTCTCTGAAGGCAACAGGATTAAAGCTCGGAGCCTTTTTCCCTGAGATGGAGATGATTTTCTCTATTTCCCCGGTGACATCGGAGATATCCGCATATTTCATCTTATAACCCATGGATACTGAAAGCTCGCTTAATATTTCCCATACTGCCTTTACATCAGCCTCTGGTTTAACTGCATTTTTAATATTTTTGATTTTGCCATAGATGTTTATTACTGTCCCCCCCTGTTCAATAAAAGATGGTGCGGGGAGGACTACGTCAGCCTTATCTGTAAGCTCGTTTGTATGGCTTGCATGCACAACCAGAAATTCTGACGGCTTTTCTGTCGGTGCGACCAGGGACAAAGGAATATCGCCTGCTGCATAGATGAATTTCATACCGCCCTTTGCCATCTGTTTAAAGTCTTTGCCTTTTGCTGTCGGAAGCTCGACCTTATAGGTTTTCTCGATTTTATTTTTATCGGCCTGAAGTCCTGGCAGATATTGCGGGGACAGACCCATTATTGACATGCCGAGGGAATTGCCCTCAGGGCCGACAGGCAGCACCGTAGAAGGTTTCAGCATGGAAAGGTTTAATATCTGAGACACGATGTCAGCTCCATAAGTGTTTCGTGTAATTCCAGTTGAATAGACAATAAAAGGTGTTCTGGCAGCGCCATAGAGTTTGGCCGCCTCCACAATAGAGCTATAAGGCACGCCTGTTATTTCTTCAATAACTTCTTTTTTGTATTCTGTTATTGATTTTTTAAGTTCATCAAAGCCTTTAACTTTGACAGAAGAGGCATCAATCAGGTTTTCTGAAATCATGGCATTTATAATGCCTGCGAGGAGTAATGTATCGCTGCCCGGTTTTATCTGCAGGTGCAGGTTTGCAGCATCGGCAAGTCTAATCGTATCAGGGTCAACAACTATTAATTTTGCTCCCTGGGCAACACGCTTCCTTATTTTTGCATCATGCAACAATAACATCTGCTTCTGTAATACAATGCGCTGCTTCAGGGATTTTTCCAAAGGAATTAAGATAGGCATCGACCGTAGCTTTGTCATACAGGCTTGCGGTACTATCTATATTATTTGTGCCTATGGCAGCCCTTGCAAATTTCTGGAGTGCATAGGCATCTTCATTAGTAATCCCGGCGCTTGCAATAAAACCAGCAGATGAGGGATTTTTCTTTACAGCTTTGAGCTTTTCAATAATGATTTTCAGTGCATCCTGCCATGTGGTTTCTACGAGCTGGCCTTCTATCCTTATCATTGGTTTTGAGATACGCTTTGGGCTTTTGAGGCTGTCATAGCCAAATCTCCCTGCAGCACATATATAGCCATTCGGTTTTGGAGAGGCAATCTTTATAACATTGTCTTCTTTTACGCTGACCACGAGGCTACAGTTGCTTCCGCAGAGCGTGCAGGTTGTCTCTGTCTTTGTGAATTCCCACTCTCTGCCATGGAGCCTTCTTCCTGCCTCGAGTATTGCATTGACAGGGCATGCATCAATACAGTTACCGCAAAAAGTGCAATCTGTCTCGTGCAGGGGTTTGTCCTGGGCGGTTGTAACTTTTGCTGTTACACCCCTGCCCATAAACTCAAGTATACGCGTTCCCTGCTCTTTACATACCCGCACACAGCGTCCACACAGGATGCAGTAATTCGGGTCACGTTCGATAAAGGGATTTTCATTGTCTATTTTATAGCCGAAGCTCTTGCGTGTGAAGGTTGATTCTCTTATATCAAAGTCATAAGCATACTGCTGGAGCCAGCACACGCCGGCCTTCGGGCAGGTCATACAGTCAAGGGGATGCATGGAGAGTATCAGGTCAATAACAAATTTTCTTATCTCTTTAACCCTCTCGGTGTCTGTCTTTATCTTCATATCCTGTTTGACCTTCATTGTGCATGCGGTTACAGGAGCCTTCATACCTTCTATCTCAACGAGGCACATCCTGCAGGCACCAATACCCTTCATGCCCTTTAGATGACAGAGATTCGGTATGTGAATCCCCACTGATTCAGCAGCATCTATGAGGTTCATTCCTTCTGGTAATTGAACTTCTTTGCCATCTATCTTCATTGTCACGAGATTTGCCATCTTATTCCTCCCAATTACTTAATTTAAAATTCAAAGATAAAAATTCAAAATTATTCCCATACCTATCCACTAACACCTGTCATCACTTTTATATCTACAATCTCTATGGCACCATAGGGACATGCCTTTACACACTCTCCACACTTCACACATCTCTTCTGCCTTATCTCAAAGGGGAGGAAGCCTGACAGATATGGCAACTTCTTTTCTCCGATAATCGCATTATATTTACATGCCTCTTTACACAGCCCACACATCACGCATTTCTCGGGGATTATCCTGTACTCTATAAAGGCAATACATTCCTTATCAGGGCATCTGCCTTCTATGTGCTCCTTATAAACATCAGTCGCCATCCATTCAAGGATGAACCTTGCGGTATCCTTACCTTTTTTGCATAGAGAGCCTTCAAGCATCTCGTTTGCTATGCGCCTTAATATGAAAATGTCTTTTTCTACTCCTTTTGCCTCAACAATATTTTTAAGCCTTATCCTCGCCTCATAGCTTCCGAGAGAGCATGGAAGACATCGACTGCACATAGGGCCATTTAGAAATTCATCAACATAAAATAATGCCTTTTGAACAGGGCACCCCTTTGCCTCTGCCATCGTTTTTATATCTTCTACCTTTAGCTCCGTTTGCACTGCCATGATTACCTTAATAAATATCTTCTGCCATATAGCAAATTTCTGGAAGCAGATATGAAACTAAATCTCTATAAGAGATCATTCCAGCTATTTTATCGCCTTCCATAACTGGTAAGTGTCTAATCTTTTTACGGGACATGACAGCTATTGCCGCACTTATCTCGGTTGAAGAATTAAATGTTATAGGATTAGGACTCATTACATTTTGGATAGCCTCTTTCTCAAAAGAAATGTTTTTAGCAAGACAACGCACCGCATCTCTCTCAGTAAATATACCCACTAATTTATTATTCTCATCAATGACTAATATAGAGCCGACATTTCTTTCGCTCATAATATTTATCGCCTCTCGGACACTGCAATCTTTCGTGGTGGTCACTATCTCTAAGGGTTTTGATTCTAAAACATCTTTTAATGTCATCTTCGCTCTCCTTTCAATGATTTCTACGCTTTCAGAAGGGATTCTAAATTCCTCTTCAAGCTTTATGTGTCTTTGCTTCCTTATCTTAACTGCATTTATCGGGCATGCGTAATAGCAGGCCTTGCATTTTGTGCAGTAATCACGCTCGATAAAGTATCTATCCCTTGCTTCTTTGACAGCGTCAAAGGCACATGCCTTTTTACACAGACCACACCTGAAGCACTCAAGTTGATTTATTACAAAGACCCCCATGCCACTGCAGACATTCGCCCTGCAGTATTTATCGTATATATGTTCTTCGTATTCTTCCATGAAGTATTTCATTGTTGAAAGAACAGGATTTGGAGCGCTCTGCCCAAGACCGCATAGAGAGCCCTTCAGCACCAGTTTGCCTATCTTTAGGAGATTCTCTATATCACCGTCTTCACCTTTGCCTGATGTTATCCTTTCAAGAATCTCAAGCATCTGGTATGTGCCCATCCTGCAGGGAGGACACTTTCCACATGATTCGGACTGGCAGAATGACAGGAAGAACTTTGCCACATCCACCATGCAGTTATCCTCATCCATTACAACCATGCCGCCTGAGCCCATCATTGAGCCAACGGAAGTTAAAGAGTCAAAATCTACAGGAAGGTCGAGATATTTGGCAGGGATGCAGCCGCCAGATGGGCCTCCTGTCTGGACAGCCTTGAATTCCTTATCTCCGATAATCCCACCACCTATATCGAATATTATCTCCCTCAGGGTTATCCCCATTGGTACCTCTACAAGCCCTGTATTCTTTACTTTCCCTGTAAGGGCAAAGACCTTGGTGCCTGGCGAGCCTGGCGTGCCGATGGAAAGAAAATAATCTGCACCTTTTTCTATAATCACCGGGACACAGGCATAGGTCTCTATGTTATTGAGATTACTTGGATAACCCCAGGGGCCGCCGCCTGGCTCTGAAAGCCTTGGAGGCCTTGGCTTTGGAAAACCTCTCTGCCCCTCAATAGAGGCTACAAGGGCAGTGGACTCGCCGCATACAAAGGCACCTGCACCCTCCCTTATATCAATTGTAAAATTGCAATCTGTGCCGAGAATATTTTTTCCGAGGATACCTAATTCTTCTGCCTGCTTTATTGCTATCTTCAGGTTCTTTACTGCTAATGGATATTCATGCCTCACATAGATGAATCCATATTTTGCACCTATGGCGTAAGCACAGAGAATCATGCCTTCAAGAAGGCTGTGTGGGTCGCCCTCCATAATTGACCTATCCATGAAAGCGCCAGGGTCGCCCTCATCGCCATTGGCAATGACAAACTTAATCTTGCCCGGGGCTTTCTTACAGTGTTCCCATTTTTTCCCGGCAGGGAATCCTGCACCGCCTCGACCCCTGATGTTTGCCCTGTCAACCTCCCTCAGAACCTCATCAGGGGTCATGGAAGAAAGGGCCTTCTCTAAGGCAGCGTAACCCCCAACTGCAATATAGTGATGGATGCTATGAGGGTCAATCCTGCCATTGTTTCTCAGGGCAATTCGCATTTGCTTTTTGTAAAAAGGCACATCAGTCATTAAAGGGACAGGCTCGCTGAGGATGTTATCTCTGTAAATCCCCTGTCTGTAAGGCATGCCGCCAAGGATTGTATAGCTCATAAGCCAGTGTACATTTTCAGGTTTAATCTTCTGGTAGAAAATCTCCTGTGGCTCTGCCTTCATCACCGGGCCTTTCTGACATAGCCCCTGACATCCTGTCTTAACTATTTCAAGGTCAACCCCACGCTTAGCTGACTCATTGGTAAAGGCATCTATTACCTTATAGGAACCCGAAGCTGTGCAGGCTGTGCCACAGCAGACCCTTACCCTCGGCGTGTCTTCTTTAAACAATTCTTTTTGGAAGAGTTCCCTTAGCTTTTTGAGGTCTTCTATATTATTGATTCTTTCTTCTATTGCCATTGCTCATTCACTGTCTTTACCTGTTTTTATTATCTCTATAATATCGTTAACTTTATTTTCGTCCATCTCTCCAACTATATTTTCATTAATTGTAGCCACAGGGGCAAGGCCGCAGCAGCCAATACATCCAACAGTCTCAAGGGTCATGGAGAGGTCCGGCGTTGTCTCACCCTCTTTCATGTCAAATTCCTCCTCCAGGGAACGAAGGACCTTTGCTGATCCTCTGACGTGACAGGCAGTGCCCATGCAGACCTTGATTATATTTTTCCCTCTTGGAGTGAAATAAAACTGCTTGTAGAAAGAGGCTGTGCTATAGATATCAGAGAGGGGAACAGCGAGTTTCTCTGAAAGTTTTTTTAAGACATCCTCAGGCAGATAATTGTATTCTTCCTGAATCTTTTGAAGTGCATGTATCAATATCCCTGTCTTTTTCTGCCTTTCTGTTAGAACTTCTCCGGTATACCCTATAACTTCGTTGACCTTTATCTCCATCTATCCTCCCAGAAACTGTGACACGTGAGCCGTAATGTGTAGTCTGTTTTTTTACTTGTTTTCAACACTCATCAGCCTGTTGAAAAACTCTCTAATGTCACCCTGAACCATATGCTGAACTCGTTTCAATATCGTTTCAGGGTCTCCATTTTTTTATTAGATGCTGAAACAAGGCTGCCCTGAACCATACGGTACAGGGCCTGCCCCTGAAATAAATTCAGGGCAAGCTCTGAAGAGATGCTGAACCAAGTTCAGCATGACAGTTATGCTACTTCATTGCTTTTTCAACAGGCTGTCATCACGTGTTACGCATCACGCATTACGACTAATATATCCCAATATGCGGTTTTGCTGCCTTCTCTAACTCGCGTCTTGCGGCCATATCCATAAGAACCCTTTCCATGCCGAATCTTCCAGGCTCGTATTTCCTGAGCTTTAAAACATCCCGTGCATCGTCTATATATTTTAGTGTCAATTCCAGTATTTTCTCTGGATCAGGTTCAAAATGCAGACATCCTTTGAATCTCTCCCACCACACCTCTGTCATAATTTTTGTAACCTCTTTGCTTGCTCCTACAGGAGACTTGCCACCAAAGATTACAGGGACGCCTGAGGCTGCAAAGTAACAGCCAATGGCAATTGCCTTTTCAGACATCCACTCAGGCGCTATACCTACTCCAGGCATTCCCCCAATCTCATCGGAAAGCCCTCCCTCTTCAGCCATTGCTGTGAGAATTGTGAGGATCCTCGAGTTGTCAACACATGCGCCAGCATGGAGTATAGGAGGGATGCCTATAGCCTCACACACTTCTCTTAAACCCGGCCCTGCATTCTCCAGCGCCATTTCAGGGGTTAGATAACCAGCAGTTCCACATGCAGCGGAGCCGCAACCTGTTGATACTATCAATACATCATTCTTTATTAACTCGACAGCAAGATACCTGTGAATACCTGTTGACGGAACCCTTGGATTATCGCATCCAGCAAGCCCCACAACACCGCGGATCCTTCCGGCCATAATGGCGTCATTCAAAGGCCTGAATGATGCCCTCCATCTTCCGCCCTGCATGTATTCTATGTATTCGTGGGAAAAACCTGCAATAACAGGGTATTTCTGTGTTATATGACTTCCTTCTGTTTTTCTGTTTGGATAATTATCGCAGGCAATTTTCACAATCTCCCTCGCTATCTCTTTTGCCCTGTGCTCATCGTATTCCACATGCATTGCGCCTGGAATCTTTGCCTTTTCAGAGGTTGTTATAACCTTTGTGTGGAATTTCTTTGACAGCTCAGCAATTGCAGGCATAATGCACTGCACATCCACTGTCATTGCATCCACAAGCCCTGTCATTATTCCAAGTTCCTGATTTGTAAAACCACCAGCAGTTGGAATTCCGTGCCTCATGAGTATCTCATTGGCTGTGCAGCACATACCGCCGAGATTTATTCCCTTTGCACCTTTTGATTTTGCATAGGCTATCATCTCAGGCTCAGATACTACATCTACTATCATCTCAGCAAGTGATGGCTCATGTCCGTGAACAACAAGATTAACCTCATCCTCTTTGAATATCCCGAAGCTCGCTTCTGCCTTTATTGGGCGCGGGGTTCCAAAGAGTATGTCCGTAATATCAGTTGCTATCATGCATCCTCCCCAGCCATCAGCAAGGGCAGTTCTTAAACCGTGGGTTAAGAGGTGGTCAGGGTCGTGGTCAACGCCGATACTTGTACGGTGCATCGCCTCAACAACCTCTCTATCTATATCTCGCGGGGTGATGCCCCACTTTTTCCATCGTTCTTGGGTCTTCTTTGGTGCCCTTTTGACATAGTTCAGTTCACCCTTCTGGCGGCCAAAATCATTAATAAATTTAAGGGCCGCATCCCTTGCCACATCATTTACAGGTCTCCCTTCAAACTCCACTTCGAGTATCTCTGCAACCCTGTATAGTTTTCTCACATCCTTTATCTGAAAGTCCTTTGTCTCACCATTTGCAACTGAAAGTAAAGTAAATGCCATATCCCTCGCATGGTCGCTGTGTGCTGCTGTCCCTGCAGCAATCATCCTGAGGATATTCCTCGCTGCAACCGTTGGAAGGGTTGCCCCACATACGCCTCTTGCCTCTTCCTCTGCGTTCTTGCCGGTAAGTCTGCATGGGCCCATATGGCATACTTTACAGCACGCACCTGATGCACCTATCGGGCATGGTTTTAATCTCTCAGCCCTCTCAAAGCAAGTCTCTAAATGATGGGCTTCGCCCCACTCTATTATCTGCTCTGCTGACTCATTAGCGCTTTTTATAACCTTATCCATATAACCTCCAAATTTTAGTAACAAGTAACGAGTAACAAGTGACGAGTTTTAATTATTTCTTATAACTCGTGACTCGTTACTATTAACTCGTAACTGTCTTTAAATCATCGGTTCCATCTCAAGCGCTGGATGTCCTACGCTTGTTAGATACTCAACCAGTTTTTCAGATTCAGTAGCAATCTCCTCATCGGCAATTTTATCGAGGAGGTCTGGCACTCCTTCTTCAGCAGCTCTCTTGTTAAATGCATCCCTTAAGCCCTCTTTGAGGTTCTTTGTCATCCAGACAATCCTCTTGAGTCCTCCGTCACCGAAGATAAACTTCTTGCTTGTTATGAAGTTTCTTCCTATACCCATGAAGCCGGGGGACTGGACACCACCGCCTACCGTTCCTGCAAGGGTAGAGAACTTCATTCCAATTGGCGTCATGCCAGTATGACCGCGATTTACTATCATTACACCATTTGCCTCTGGTATTATGGCGAGTATGCACTCAAAGCATCCGCATGAGGTCATGGGATTTTCCATAATGGTATACAGGTTAAGGGTTTCTACAGCACCTCCCGATGCCTTTTTAAGGTATTCATCTACTCCTGAATAACGGCCATATTTTTTATCCAGCAAACTGCCTTTTGGAACAGGCTGGTTTCCACCTGTTGGATCTATCTCAAAGGCTGCCTTTCCGTCAAGCCAGTTGTAGGCTCCGCAGAGTCCAAGCCTCTCAGGCGTTATAACACATACATGGCTCGGTGCAAATGACTGGCAAAGAAGACATGAATAAAACGTGTCTACAGCTTCGTCGGTCATTGTGCCCAATCTCTGGTCACGCTCACGATAAGCTTTTTTTGCCTCTTCCTGTATTACAAGGACATCTTTTTCATCCACATAAAGTGTCACCTGGACCTTGTCCACGATGGATTTAAACCTGTTGTGGGCCATTGTATGATGGATTACACCTATATGTTGTAAATCGACCCCATCTTTAAAAGCATTGTTGCTGACCCTCATCCATACAATATCCCTCTGGCCCATGTGCCACAGACCCTGGGCCTCGTTTATATTGTGGTGGAGCTTCCTCTCGATAACAGATTCGAAATCCTTCTGCATTTTCCTGCCAGCAACATCAACGACTATACCGAGGGGCATGAGCCCTCCTTTTTTAAATCTCTCCTCGACACCTGTCCCGACGATAGTTATTTTTCCGTCCTCGATCTCTTCAATGTCCCTCATCCTTACCCATTCAAAGGCAGGTGAGCGCTGGCCACCGAATTCAATAAACATGTCCTCTTTTCTTATTCTCTCACCCTCAAATGCAGGGCCATAAGCAACAGGAATCGGAGGCTTTTCAATAATTATCTTGAGCCCTCTTACTTCTATTGCCTTCTGCACAATCTTGCTATGGTCAAGCTCTCTGTCGACCTCTTCATATATACATACGCCTGTTGGATGTATGACAGGCACCTCTGTATCGCATACTGCAGGGAAGCCCATATTTATAGCACCAGCACCTGTTGACCACTTGATGTCATCAAGCTCACCAAGTGCGAGTGCAAAAGCAAAGACCCTGTCCTTTTGATATTTGAGATGCTCTTTAAAGTCTCCTGGTTTTTTACCACCGAATATCAGGGATGCTCTTATTGCCCAGTCAAGGGCATAAATTGTGTGCTCTGTTTCTGGTCCGAGCGGGACTATTCTTGTTTCCCAGCCAAGTTCGATGCCCTTTCTCTGCAACTGTTTTGTGACACTGTCACCATTGGTATGACCGGATAAAAATGTGAGTATATTCTTTTCCTGAAGCTCTCTTATTATATTTACAGCAATATTTTCATTGGGTGCAGCGCCAATGATCGCAGCAAATCCAGGCATTGTGCCATCAACGAGCTGAATGCCGAGATTTCGCTGTATGGTATCTGTTATGAATCCATTATAAACAAGTCCCATCTC
Protein-coding sequences here:
- a CDS encoding DUF2007 domain-containing protein; the encoded protein is MKEWVELLVTYDLIEANIVKGLLEGEGIKVIFRSSKVTPYPVNIGKMGEIKLLVRAEDLQKAKDVIKIMEDAAFREDETSSDS
- a CDS encoding Crp/Fnr family transcriptional regulator translates to MIVETLRKSEIFSHLTDDELNRIATVFEKVNFKKDDCIFWEGDPSEWFYIGCKGRIKILKHTVSGKDIILEIISPGDVFGGVAVLDRRPYPASAQAMEPATVIRISRKTLFKIMDEYPTLTLEAVKYFSERLRNAHDMLRNIATERVEKRIASLLLKLSEKLGVVDGEAQKIDIPLTRQEIAEMVGTTVETTIRTMSKFKKQGIIKASQGKIVVNVNALKEFLED
- a CDS encoding NYN domain-containing protein, whose translation is MSHILIDGYNLLGIAHHDLEKARDGLVQRLKTYAGKKGHNITIVFDGWKGGYLTENRTRSGNVTVIYSRLGEKADSVINRILSEEKRAWIVVSSDREISDFAEAKDLTSITSGEFEGKLIEKPAEGFNVRDEVFIKDEDYLDIELPRKGNPRRPSKRQRQKLRALKKL
- a CDS encoding molybdopterin-dependent oxidoreductase, with the protein product MHDAKIRKRVAQGAKLIVVDPDTIRLADAANLHLQIKPGSDTLLLAGIINAMISENLIDASSVKVKGFDELKKSITEYKKEVIEEITGVPYSSIVEAAKLYGAARTPFIVYSTGITRNTYGADIVSQILNLSMLKPSTVLPVGPEGNSLGMSIMGLSPQYLPGLQADKNKIEKTYKVELPTAKGKDFKQMAKGGMKFIYAAGDIPLSLVAPTEKPSEFLVVHASHTNELTDKADVVLPAPSFIEQGGTVINIYGKIKNIKNAVKPEADVKAVWEILSELSVSMGYKMKYADISDVTGEIEKIISISGKKAPSFNPVAFRESEGIEEEAVGGMLRFSASVVTNSKVSQLFQVTV
- a CDS encoding (2Fe-2S)-binding protein; translation: MANLVTMKIDGKEVQLPEGMNLIDAAESVGIHIPNLCHLKGMKGIGACRMCLVEIEGMKAPVTACTMKVKQDMKIKTDTERVKEIRKFVIDLILSMHPLDCMTCPKAGVCWLQQYAYDFDIRESTFTRKSFGYKIDNENPFIERDPNYCILCGRCVRVCKEQGTRILEFMGRGVTAKVTTAQDKPLHETDCTFCGNCIDACPVNAILEAGRRLHGREWEFTKTETTCTLCGSNCSLVVSVKEDNVIKIASPKPNGYICAAGRFGYDSLKSPKRISKPMIRIEGQLVETTWQDALKIIIEKLKAVKKNPSSAGFIASAGITNEDAYALQKFARAAIGTNNIDSTASLYDKATVDAYLNSFGKIPEAAHCITEADVIVA
- a CDS encoding 4Fe-4S binding protein produces the protein MAVQTELKVEDIKTMAEAKGCPVQKALFYVDEFLNGPMCSRCLPCSLGSYEARIRLKNIVEAKGVEKDIFILRRIANEMLEGSLCKKGKDTARFILEWMATDVYKEHIEGRCPDKECIAFIEYRIIPEKCVMCGLCKEACKYNAIIGEKKLPYLSGFLPFEIRQKRCVKCGECVKACPYGAIEIVDIKVMTGVSG
- a CDS encoding CBS domain-containing protein, whose amino-acid sequence is MAIEERINNIEDLKKLRELFQKELFKEDTPRVRVCCGTACTASGSYKVIDAFTNESAKRGVDLEIVKTGCQGLCQKGPVMKAEPQEIFYQKIKPENVHWLMSYTILGGMPYRQGIYRDNILSEPVPLMTDVPFYKKQMRIALRNNGRIDPHSIHHYIAVGGYAALEKALSSMTPDEVLREVDRANIRGRGGAGFPAGKKWEHCKKAPGKIKFVIANGDEGDPGAFMDRSIMEGDPHSLLEGMILCAYAIGAKYGFIYVRHEYPLAVKNLKIAIKQAEELGILGKNILGTDCNFTIDIREGAGAFVCGESTALVASIEGQRGFPKPRPPRLSEPGGGPWGYPSNLNNIETYACVPVIIEKGADYFLSIGTPGSPGTKVFALTGKVKNTGLVEVPMGITLREIIFDIGGGIIGDKEFKAVQTGGPSGGCIPAKYLDLPVDFDSLTSVGSMMGSGGMVVMDEDNCMVDVAKFFLSFCQSESCGKCPPCRMGTYQMLEILERITSGKGEDGDIENLLKIGKLVLKGSLCGLGQSAPNPVLSTMKYFMEEYEEHIYDKYCRANVCSGMGVFVINQLECFRCGLCKKACAFDAVKEARDRYFIERDYCTKCKACYYACPINAVKIRKQRHIKLEEEFRIPSESVEIIERRAKMTLKDVLESKPLEIVTTTKDCSVREAINIMSERNVGSILVIDENNKLVGIFTERDAVRCLAKNISFEKEAIQNVMSPNPITFNSSTEISAAIAVMSRKKIRHLPVMEGDKIAGMISYRDLVSYLLPEICYMAEDIY
- a CDS encoding NAD(P)H-dependent oxidoreductase subunit E, translated to MEIKVNEVIGYTGEVLTERQKKTGILIHALQKIQEEYNYLPEDVLKKLSEKLAVPLSDIYSTASFYKQFYFTPRGKNIIKVCMGTACHVRGSAKVLRSLEEEFDMKEGETTPDLSMTLETVGCIGCCGLAPVATINENIVGEMDENKVNDIIEIIKTGKDSE
- the cooS gene encoding anaerobic carbon-monoxide dehydrogenase catalytic subunit, with product MDKVIKSANESAEQIIEWGEAHHLETCFERAERLKPCPIGASGACCKVCHMGPCRLTGKNAEEEARGVCGATLPTVAARNILRMIAAGTAAHSDHARDMAFTLLSVANGETKDFQIKDVRKLYRVAEILEVEFEGRPVNDVARDAALKFINDFGRQKGELNYVKRAPKKTQERWKKWGITPRDIDREVVEAMHRTSIGVDHDPDHLLTHGLRTALADGWGGCMIATDITDILFGTPRPIKAEASFGIFKEDEVNLVVHGHEPSLAEMIVDVVSEPEMIAYAKSKGAKGINLGGMCCTANEILMRHGIPTAGGFTNQELGIMTGLVDAMTVDVQCIMPAIAELSKKFHTKVITTSEKAKIPGAMHVEYDEHRAKEIAREIVKIACDNYPNRKTEGSHITQKYPVIAGFSHEYIEYMQGGRWRASFRPLNDAIMAGRIRGVVGLAGCDNPRVPSTGIHRYLAVELIKNDVLIVSTGCGSAACGTAGYLTPEMALENAGPGLREVCEAIGIPPILHAGACVDNSRILTILTAMAEEGGLSDEIGGMPGVGIAPEWMSEKAIAIGCYFAASGVPVIFGGKSPVGASKEVTKIMTEVWWERFKGCLHFEPDPEKILELTLKYIDDARDVLKLRKYEPGRFGMERVLMDMAARRELEKAAKPHIGIY
- the cdhC gene encoding CO dehydrogenase/CO-methylating acetyl-CoA synthase complex subunit beta — translated: MSKIIATGAIKGSHKLVNQAEDMLEKAIAERGKDFNFEFPDTAFYLPMIYAMTGFAVKNLGDMKVALGFAKELLHDEPEESLYKPYLGEALDSGMATLFAEEIIMAIRYINGLEPYKDPEMGLVYNGFITDTIQRNLGIQLVDGTMPGFAAIIGAAPNENIAVNIIRELQEKNILTFLSGHTNGDSVTKQLQRKGIELGWETRIVPLGPETEHTIYALDWAIRASLIFGGKKPGDFKEHLKYQKDRVFAFALALGELDDIKWSTGAGAINMGFPAVCDTEVPVIHPTGVCIYEEVDRELDHSKIVQKAIEVRGLKIIIEKPPIPVAYGPAFEGERIRKEDMFIEFGGQRSPAFEWVRMRDIEEIEDGKITIVGTGVEERFKKGGLMPLGIVVDVAGRKMQKDFESVIERKLHHNINEAQGLWHMGQRDIVWMRVSNNAFKDGVDLQHIGVIHHTMAHNRFKSIVDKVQVTLYVDEKDVLVIQEEAKKAYRERDQRLGTMTDEAVDTFYSCLLCQSFAPSHVCVITPERLGLCGAYNWLDGKAAFEIDPTGGNQPVPKGSLLDKKYGRYSGVDEYLKKASGGAVETLNLYTIMENPMTSCGCFECILAIIPEANGVMIVNRGHTGMTPIGMKFSTLAGTVGGGVQSPGFMGIGRNFITSKKFIFGDGGLKRIVWMTKNLKEGLRDAFNKRAAEEGVPDLLDKIADEEIATESEKLVEYLTSVGHPALEMEPMI